One genomic window of Kaistia geumhonensis includes the following:
- a CDS encoding cupin domain-containing protein, translating to MNAHSPSAAAAAGSTVHLLGTLVTFRALAADTEGTFSLVEAVTAPGQGTPPHRQRDDAEAFYVLEGSFEFMLDGSTVTSGPGAFHYVPRGMPHGFRNTGSTPAKMLIINLPGGLHENFFREAGDAVADATQFPPMAPPDIPRLVAAAGRYGIEMLPPA from the coding sequence ATGAACGCGCATTCCCCATCGGCCGCGGCCGCCGCCGGCTCGACCGTCCACCTGCTCGGAACGCTCGTCACGTTCCGCGCGCTCGCCGCCGATACCGAAGGCACCTTCTCGCTCGTCGAGGCGGTGACCGCGCCGGGGCAGGGCACGCCGCCGCATCGCCAGCGCGACGACGCCGAAGCCTTCTATGTGCTGGAGGGGAGCTTCGAATTCATGCTGGACGGCAGCACCGTCACCAGCGGGCCGGGAGCGTTCCACTACGTCCCCCGCGGCATGCCGCACGGCTTCCGCAACACAGGCAGCACGCCGGCGAAGATGCTGATCATCAACCTGCCCGGCGGGCTGCATGAGAACTTCTTCCGCGAGGCAGGCGACGCGGTTGCCGACGCCACGCAGTTTCCGCCGATGGCGCCGCCGGATATCCCGCGTCTCGTCGCAGCCGCGGGGCGCTACGGCATCGAGATGCTGCCGCCGGCGTGA